A genome region from Rhinopithecus roxellana isolate Shanxi Qingling chromosome 10, ASM756505v1, whole genome shotgun sequence includes the following:
- the ATG101 gene encoding autophagy-related protein 101: MNCRSEVLEVSVEGRQVEEAMLAVLHTVLLHRSTGKFHYKKEGTYSIGTVGTQDVDCDFIDFTYVRVSSEELDRALRKVVGEFKDALRNSGGDGLGQMSLEFYQKKKSRWPFSDECIPWEVWTVKVHVVALATEQERQICREKVGEKLCEKIINIVEVMNRHEYLPKMPTQSEVDNVFDTGLRDVQPYLYKISFQITDALGTSVTTTMRRLIKDTLAL; encoded by the exons ATGAACTGTCGCTCGGAGGTGCTGGAGGTGTCGGTGGAGGGGCGGCAGGTGGAGGAGGCCATGCTGGCTGTGCTGCACACGGTGCTCCTGCACCGCAGCACGGGCAAGTTCCACTACAAGAAGGAGGGCACCTACTCCATTGGCACCGTGGGCACCCAGGATGTTGACTGTGACTTCATCGACTTCACTTATGTGCGCGTCTCTTCTGAGGAACTGGATCGTGCCCTGCGCAAGGTTGTCGGGGAGTTCAAG GATGCGCTGCGCAACTCTGGTGGTGATGGGCTGGGGCAGATGTCCTTGGAGTTCTACCAGAAGAAGAAGTCTCGCTGGCCTTTCTCAGACGAGTGCATTCCATGGGAAGTGTGGACGGTCAAGGTACATGTGGTAGCCCTGGCCACGGAGCAGGAGCGGCAGATCTGCCGGGAGAAGGTGGGTGAGAAACTCTGCGAGAAGATCATCAACATCGTGGAGGTGATGAATCGGCATGAGTACTTGCCCAAGATGCCCACACAGTCGGAGGTGGATAACGTGTTTGACACAGGCTTGCGGGACGTGCAGCCCTACCTCTACAAGATCTCCTTCCAGATCACTGATGCCCTGGGCACCTCGGTCACCACCACTATGCGCAGGCTCATCAAAGACACCCTTGCCCTCTGA
- the SMIM41 gene encoding small integral membrane protein 41: MNGSQAGAAAQAAWLSSCCNQSGSPPEPPEGPLAVQAAVLGVLSLLVLCGVLFLGGGLLLRAQGLTALLAREQRASREPEPGSASGEDGDDDS, encoded by the coding sequence ATGAACGGCTCTCAGGCGGGCGCGGCGGCTCAGGCCGCCTGGCTGAGCTCCTGCTGTAACCAGTCGGGGTCGCCGCCGGAGCCCCCCGAGGGGCCGCTCGCGGTGCAGGCGGCGGTGCTTGGCGTCCTGTCCCTGCTGGTGCTTTGCGGGGTCCTGTTCCTGGGCGGCGGCCTCCTCCTCCGCGCCCAGGGCCTGACAGCGCTGCTGGCCCGCGAGCAGCGCGCGTCCCGCGAGCCCGAGCCCGGCAGTGCCAGCGGAGAGGACGGCGACGACGACTCCTAG